The following proteins come from a genomic window of Leptospira bandrabouensis:
- a CDS encoding TPM domain-containing protein — protein sequence MKKGQIRFQQFLIIGCLLFNFSLRPLFAKEPIVLTSPITDEVGILNSHHLTNLQSVISEIENKTSAQVFLYIIQSLEGESLESYSLQVAEISKIGQKDKDNGVLVLLSVGDRKVRLEVGYGLEETLTDVLCNRIIRNIMIPEFKKGDLAGGVLLGFSAIESILLEKSQSNPNLQTDYPNGIGSAFSTDNTLRNIGIAIAVIVVALIVYFLLFEGKKYKQKIWLEVLYGGVVFLGLLCFLPDAVFYFFCFGLIALNLYLLYGIWEWFSYPLAILSLFFWIPFLRYTFHAEWIVLFWVFGIIDSILLVIKLALDEVLIEKFGKLAKKWGLSPSELFVHILAFFSFGFTLDSLLRHENFFYILYYQGLILFSLYGFTISIFEKYAIRYGTAFLIWLFLVAGFFFFWPMKQGADNTIDFESLIFSFQWFVYLVLGFVLAKTIQVKSWKIRSLKYGLISFVWTLGFSIDRILGFTETFSFSIFFVFYFIILLLHFFYTVWEESDGSSYGSSSSSSSYSSSSSSYRSSAGSSSSSGGGGGSFGGGGSSGSW from the coding sequence ATGAAAAAGGGTCAGATTCGTTTCCAACAATTTCTAATCATTGGTTGTTTATTGTTTAACTTCAGTTTAAGACCGCTTTTTGCCAAAGAACCAATAGTCCTCACTTCCCCCATCACAGATGAAGTCGGAATTTTAAATTCCCATCATCTCACAAACCTTCAGTCGGTGATCTCTGAGATAGAAAATAAAACTAGTGCACAGGTTTTTTTATACATCATTCAAAGTTTGGAAGGTGAGTCTTTAGAATCCTATTCCTTACAAGTGGCAGAAATTTCAAAAATCGGCCAAAAAGACAAGGACAACGGTGTTTTGGTTTTGTTATCGGTAGGTGATCGAAAAGTAAGGTTGGAAGTTGGATACGGGCTTGAAGAAACTTTAACAGATGTTTTATGTAATCGAATCATCCGAAATATTATGATTCCTGAATTCAAAAAAGGAGACTTAGCAGGTGGGGTTCTACTTGGTTTCTCTGCCATCGAATCGATTTTATTGGAAAAAAGTCAGTCCAATCCAAATTTACAAACAGATTATCCGAATGGAATTGGGTCTGCGTTTTCTACAGATAACACATTAAGAAACATAGGAATTGCTATTGCTGTGATTGTTGTGGCACTCATTGTTTACTTTTTATTGTTCGAGGGAAAAAAATATAAACAGAAAATATGGTTAGAAGTTTTGTATGGCGGTGTTGTTTTTTTAGGGCTTTTGTGTTTTCTTCCAGATGCTGTGTTTTATTTTTTCTGTTTTGGACTGATTGCATTAAATCTATATTTATTGTATGGAATTTGGGAGTGGTTTTCTTATCCGCTCGCGATCCTCTCTCTTTTCTTTTGGATTCCTTTTTTACGGTATACATTCCATGCGGAATGGATCGTGCTTTTTTGGGTCTTTGGAATCATTGATTCCATTCTTCTTGTCATTAAACTCGCATTAGATGAAGTATTGATCGAAAAATTTGGAAAACTTGCGAAAAAGTGGGGATTAAGTCCAAGTGAACTTTTTGTTCATATCCTTGCATTTTTTAGTTTTGGATTTACACTCGATTCCCTCCTTCGCCACGAAAATTTCTTTTACATTTTGTATTATCAGGGACTCATCTTATTTTCTCTTTATGGATTTACCATTTCTATATTTGAAAAATATGCCATTCGGTACGGGACCGCTTTTCTCATTTGGTTATTTCTTGTAGCAGGATTTTTCTTCTTTTGGCCAATGAAACAAGGTGCAGATAACACAATTGATTTTGAATCCCTTATTTTTTCCTTTCAGTGGTTTGTTTATTTGGTGTTAGGTTTTGTTTTAGCAAAAACCATTCAAGTGAAGTCTTGGAAAATAAGATCTTTGAAATATGGCCTTATCTCTTTTGTTTGGACTTTAGGTTTTTCCATCGATCGAATTTTGGGTTTTACAGAAACCTTTTCCTTTTCGATCTTTTTCGTTTTTTATTTTATCATACTCCTTCTCCACTTTTTTTACACTGTATGGGAAGAAAGTGATGGTAGTTCTTATGGATCGAGTTCTTCCTCTTCCAGTTACAGCAGTTCTTCTAGTTCTTATCGTTCTAGCGCAGGCTCTAGCTCCAGTTCTGGTGGAGGAGGAGGTAGTTTTGGCGGTGGTGGAAGTTCTGGCAGTTGGTAA
- a CDS encoding esterase/lipase family protein yields the protein MRKGLLAIFITIALATPVLASSGSSSKPLSGTYPIILSHGLFGWGENSGGIISIVNYWGGTDDYLRSQGATVFAPGKTAANSNEVRAAELKAAILTYAAATNYTGKFHILGHSQGGLDSRYMVSNLGLSGRTATLTTLNTPHYGSPIADIVKTVLPSWIQPFVASIVETLVKIVYGGTNQQNALAALSSLSKEGLTSFNSYTPNRAGVKYFSYGSSITIPDLIQHPLMGILHPACGAGGLFQGQGFTNDGLVPLSSQKWGTWKGGPSYGILTTGIDHLQASNTLRSGSLWYDVEGFYLNMASNMKANQ from the coding sequence ATTCGTAAAGGTCTTTTAGCCATTTTTATCACAATTGCTCTTGCAACTCCCGTCCTTGCCAGTTCCGGTTCTTCGTCCAAACCACTCTCAGGCACTTATCCCATTATCCTTTCTCATGGTCTTTTTGGTTGGGGCGAAAACTCCGGTGGAATCATTAGCATTGTAAACTATTGGGGTGGCACAGACGACTATCTAAGAAGCCAAGGTGCTACTGTATTTGCTCCAGGAAAAACAGCAGCCAATTCAAACGAAGTCCGTGCTGCGGAACTCAAAGCTGCCATCCTTACTTATGCAGCCGCTACCAACTACACTGGAAAATTCCATATCCTTGGTCACTCACAAGGTGGACTTGATAGCCGTTATATGGTTTCTAACTTAGGACTTTCTGGCCGCACAGCAACACTCACTACTCTGAACACACCTCACTACGGATCACCGATTGCTGATATCGTGAAGACAGTTCTTCCTAGTTGGATCCAACCATTTGTAGCAAGCATTGTTGAAACTCTTGTGAAAATTGTTTATGGTGGAACCAACCAACAAAACGCACTTGCGGCACTTTCCTCTTTGAGCAAAGAAGGACTTACCTCTTTTAATTCTTATACTCCTAACAGAGCAGGTGTAAAATATTTCTCTTACGGATCTTCTATCACCATTCCTGACCTCATCCAACACCCACTCATGGGTATCCTTCACCCTGCTTGTGGTGCTGGTGGACTTTTCCAAGGACAAGGTTTTACTAACGACGGACTCGTTCCACTTTCTTCACAAAAATGGGGAACATGGAAAGGTGGACCTTCTTATGGAATCCTTACCACTGGAATCGATCACTTACAAGCATCCAACACTCTTCGTTCAGGAAGTCTTTGGTATGATGTTGAAGGTTTTTATTTGAATATGGCTTCTAACATGAAGGCCAATCAATAG
- a CDS encoding PrsW family glutamic-type intramembrane protease, with product MKEVGLFDYFIGSLTVLPWAIVIWKAYQPKKGWQEILGILLALFFGWLSTDLILRLHPILWPETDFMPKKKVSMLTQTAHLAFIQAGIMEETFKIFFIMILSLLLGYDKKTKLFSPAVVLFGAFVAMGFSFIENTHYIAREPEEKKLDLFFARTIHSSNIHLLINLCFSMFLLKSNTKQDKTMKKFYIGFGFVLAVWQHGVVDFLLIPGSTIGLWIATSMFVGIWVWVVNDWRKYVYFVERKTLIPASEYSSQSIL from the coding sequence ATGAAAGAAGTAGGCTTATTTGATTATTTTATTGGATCTCTTACTGTCCTTCCTTGGGCCATAGTGATTTGGAAGGCTTATCAGCCGAAAAAAGGATGGCAGGAAATTTTAGGGATACTTTTGGCTTTGTTCTTTGGTTGGTTGTCAACAGATTTGATTTTAAGACTCCATCCAATTCTTTGGCCAGAAACTGATTTTATGCCAAAGAAAAAAGTAAGTATGTTAACTCAAACTGCGCATTTGGCTTTTATTCAAGCAGGGATCATGGAAGAGACGTTTAAAATATTTTTTATCATGATTTTGTCTCTGCTATTAGGCTATGACAAGAAGACAAAATTGTTTTCACCCGCAGTTGTTTTGTTTGGTGCTTTTGTTGCAATGGGATTTTCTTTTATTGAAAATACTCATTATATTGCCAGAGAACCAGAGGAAAAAAAATTAGATTTATTTTTTGCAAGAACGATTCATTCCTCCAACATTCACTTACTGATCAACCTTTGTTTTTCTATGTTTCTACTCAAGAGTAATACTAAACAAGATAAAACGATGAAAAAATTTTATATTGGTTTTGGATTTGTTTTAGCGGTTTGGCAACATGGAGTTGTAGATTTCCTTCTCATACCAGGATCCACCATTGGACTTTGGATCGCCACTTCCATGTTTGTTGGAATTTGGGTTTGGGTAGTAAACGATTGGCGAAAATATGTTTATTTCGTTGAAAGAAAAACTCTAATTCCTGCTTCTGAATATTCTTCCCAATCGATTTTGTAG
- a CDS encoding glycine--tRNA ligase, translating into MAQPKEKEEQSLKPIVAVSKRRGFVFPGSEIYGGLSNTFDYGPNGIEVLNNLKRLWWEYFVHRRDDVLGLDSSILLHPRVWEASGHISNFNDPLMDCKKCKTRVRVDKFLEDKEGDGAATGKSLEELTNIIREKAYACPTCGTVGSFTDARQFNLMFKTSHGASEEGATDIYLRPETAQGIFINFKNVTQIARKKVPFGIAQIGKSFRNEIMARQFIFRTREFEQMEMEFFCEPGTQKEWFKYWVDYCMDWLVNVVGLKKENLRVREHEKEELSFYSDSTSDIEYKYPFGWGELWGVASRTDYDLTQHEKFSSEDLKYHDLDQKKKYLPYVVEPALGLNRLFLAVLCDAYEEEKLEKDDIRTVLRFGKRVSPMKVAIFPLMKKDGLDAKAKEIYSDLRNHWYVDYDESGAIGKRYRRHDEIGTPFCVTVDYDTMNDGTVTIRERDSMKQERISITELKNYLINRMV; encoded by the coding sequence ATGGCACAGCCGAAAGAGAAAGAAGAACAGTCGCTCAAACCCATCGTCGCAGTCTCCAAAAGAAGGGGATTTGTTTTCCCAGGTTCCGAAATTTACGGAGGCCTCTCCAATACCTTTGACTATGGTCCGAATGGAATTGAAGTATTAAACAATCTAAAACGACTGTGGTGGGAATACTTTGTGCACAGACGGGACGATGTTTTGGGCCTTGATTCCTCCATCCTCCTCCACCCCCGTGTATGGGAGGCTTCTGGCCATATTTCCAACTTCAACGATCCCCTTATGGATTGTAAAAAATGTAAAACACGTGTGCGAGTGGATAAGTTCTTAGAAGATAAAGAGGGAGACGGAGCGGCTACCGGCAAAAGTTTAGAAGAACTTACCAATATCATTCGAGAAAAAGCCTACGCTTGCCCCACTTGTGGCACAGTCGGAAGTTTTACCGATGCACGTCAGTTCAACTTAATGTTCAAAACATCTCACGGTGCTTCGGAAGAAGGGGCCACGGACATTTATCTTCGTCCAGAAACGGCCCAAGGGATTTTTATTAATTTCAAAAACGTCACTCAAATTGCTCGGAAAAAAGTTCCCTTTGGAATTGCGCAAATTGGGAAATCCTTTCGTAACGAAATTATGGCCCGCCAATTTATCTTTCGGACTCGTGAGTTCGAACAAATGGAAATGGAATTTTTCTGTGAACCAGGCACTCAAAAAGAATGGTTCAAGTATTGGGTGGATTACTGCATGGACTGGCTTGTGAATGTGGTAGGACTAAAAAAAGAAAACCTACGTGTGAGAGAACATGAAAAGGAAGAACTTTCTTTTTATAGTGATTCCACAAGTGATATTGAATACAAATATCCATTTGGATGGGGAGAACTTTGGGGTGTTGCTTCGAGAACCGATTATGATCTTACCCAACATGAAAAGTTTTCTTCTGAAGATTTAAAATACCATGATTTGGATCAGAAGAAAAAATACCTTCCTTATGTTGTGGAACCGGCACTAGGCCTAAACCGCCTATTCTTAGCCGTGTTATGTGATGCTTACGAAGAAGAAAAATTAGAAAAAGACGACATTCGTACTGTATTACGATTTGGGAAACGAGTGAGCCCCATGAAAGTGGCCATTTTTCCACTTATGAAAAAAGACGGACTTGATGCCAAAGCAAAAGAGATATATTCCGATTTAAGAAACCATTGGTATGTAGACTATGATGAAAGTGGCGCCATTGGAAAACGATATCGCCGTCATGATGAAATTGGAACTCCATTCTGTGTCACCGTAGACTATGATACGATGAACGATGGAACCGTTACCATTAGAGAAAGAGATTCTATGAAACAAGAAAGAATTTCAATCACTGAGCTAAAAAATTACCTCATCAATCGAATGGTTTAG
- a CDS encoding lipase secretion chaperone, translated as MNLKIFRYLSYVLVAILLLYIVYRIIGPSELETSNEENPNDKAESYFRTQSDGFSVDPFYLESAKTIFSPDGQFLRFDEILSRAKSGELNLVSELWNLRRQCPEGSTREQCHEYIKAFLQNEYGGEDAKRLINMLSNYLKYEEAMVHLDPSSKSYTNQERYEQIKQLRRKYFAKEDAELIFGLEEATADFSFNRKNFLDETKNLKADERLRLYEDYRKKSFGNYYNAVVAREPLFDKFENEMDLRQAELSRLSGSERESKEKEVRIRYFGKDGNDRMEKVLKEIKEEEEKISKLQGEEKNLLKNYPNLSESEREKKLMELRIQTLGSKELAEEYTRRMEYEKTLKNSEN; from the coding sequence ATGAATCTTAAAATCTTTCGTTATCTTAGTTATGTTTTGGTTGCCATCCTCCTTCTTTATATTGTGTACCGAATCATTGGTCCAAGTGAATTAGAAACCTCCAATGAGGAAAATCCCAATGACAAAGCAGAATCATACTTCCGAACCCAAAGTGATGGTTTCTCTGTGGATCCGTTTTACTTAGAATCAGCAAAAACCATCTTTTCTCCAGACGGCCAATTCCTTCGTTTCGATGAAATATTAAGTCGTGCCAAATCAGGAGAATTAAATTTAGTTTCTGAACTTTGGAATTTACGCAGACAATGCCCGGAAGGAAGCACTAGGGAGCAGTGTCACGAATATATCAAAGCATTTCTTCAAAACGAATACGGTGGAGAAGACGCAAAAAGACTCATCAATATGCTTTCCAATTATCTGAAATATGAGGAGGCCATGGTTCATTTAGATCCTTCTAGTAAGTCATACACCAACCAAGAAAGATACGAACAAATCAAACAACTTCGTAGGAAGTATTTTGCAAAAGAAGATGCAGAACTTATTTTTGGATTAGAAGAAGCAACCGCAGATTTTAGTTTTAACAGAAAAAATTTCCTCGATGAAACCAAAAATCTGAAAGCAGACGAAAGACTAAGATTGTATGAAGATTATCGAAAAAAATCTTTTGGAAACTATTACAATGCTGTGGTAGCCAGAGAACCATTATTCGATAAATTCGAAAACGAAATGGATTTAAGACAGGCTGAACTTTCAAGGTTATCAGGTTCAGAGAGAGAATCAAAAGAAAAAGAAGTTCGCATTCGTTACTTTGGAAAAGATGGAAATGATCGAATGGAAAAAGTTCTCAAGGAAATAAAAGAAGAAGAGGAAAAAATTTCTAAACTCCAAGGAGAAGAAAAAAACCTTCTTAAAAACTATCCGAATCTTTCTGAGTCGGAACGTGAAAAAAAATTAATGGAACTTAGAATCCAAACCTTAGGAAGTAAGGAATTAGCAGAGGAATATACAAGAAGAATGGAATATGAGAAAACACTCAAAAATTCCGAAAATTAA
- a CDS encoding GyrI-like domain-containing protein produces MPEMTEPLVKTESFTVMGLRIRTSNAPGDADVKIPAVYSRFYKEDIPKQMEVLRKFDPLFGVYFNYVSDENGAYDFLLGYAVEPDAKPLPGMEKIEITPQNGRYFQIQPGAPEEVVPKFWAEIWNHPEIPKIRTYKIDWEEYSEAGIRVFLSTK; encoded by the coding sequence ATGCCGGAAATGACAGAGCCACTAGTAAAAACTGAATCTTTCACTGTAATGGGACTTCGGATTCGAACTTCCAACGCACCTGGTGACGCCGATGTGAAGATACCCGCTGTGTATTCCAGGTTTTATAAAGAAGATATACCAAAACAAATGGAAGTTTTAAGAAAATTTGATCCATTGTTTGGTGTCTATTTCAACTATGTGTCTGATGAAAATGGGGCTTACGATTTTTTGTTAGGTTATGCTGTGGAACCGGATGCAAAACCGCTCCCAGGAATGGAAAAGATTGAGATAACCCCACAAAACGGTCGTTATTTTCAAATCCAACCAGGAGCACCTGAAGAAGTAGTTCCAAAATTTTGGGCGGAAATTTGGAACCATCCAGAAATTCCCAAAATCAGAACCTACAAAATCGATTGGGAAGAATATTCAGAAGCAGGAATTAGAGTTTTTCTTTCAACGAAATAA
- a CDS encoding GNAT family N-acetyltransferase: MIRDLTETDRNQTIELVNQFYRKVNELELDGLFRIRPRAATKFTDIYFKLIGTGKVYMRGFFEDQELVSLLIGRVEEKPHLEEERSLFIDLAVTKLGKKKKGYMSALLKDVDLWCKEKSISAIELRAILQNEEAVKFWDKSSFERFYIRYRKRVD; encoded by the coding sequence GTGATTCGAGATTTAACAGAAACTGATAGAAACCAAACCATCGAACTTGTAAATCAATTTTACCGGAAGGTAAACGAACTCGAGTTAGATGGTTTGTTTCGCATCCGTCCCCGCGCTGCCACAAAATTCACTGATATCTATTTCAAACTGATTGGAACCGGCAAAGTTTATATGCGGGGGTTTTTCGAGGACCAAGAACTTGTTTCCTTACTCATTGGAAGGGTAGAAGAAAAACCTCACTTAGAAGAAGAAAGAAGTCTTTTTATCGATCTTGCTGTCACCAAACTCGGCAAAAAGAAAAAAGGATATATGTCTGCCCTTTTGAAAGATGTCGATCTTTGGTGCAAAGAAAAATCCATTTCCGCCATTGAACTCAGAGCCATTTTACAGAACGAAGAAGCCGTTAAGTTCTGGGACAAATCCTCCTTTGAAAGATTTTACATTCGCTACCGAAAACGTGTGGACTAA
- the lnt gene encoding apolipoprotein N-acyltransferase, which produces MRKHSKIPKIKHPLLLLLPVAILFALALEPFGLSSAGFLCIFLILYITKQLTIISSWKQTLLASLLFSSLVTLTSFYWIWNAIRNISGQGIVISSLLFLVYALLSFYKIGFIFFGSVFLTKQKIIKDSYLFLLVLPSLFLVSDWICPMIFPVYWGDLFRNQILWRQMARFGVEVLGFVSVISAALFYLMFLKQTKGFRTYFPYLLPIVCFFSINLYFLAETIPQVGIVHLALIQPNTKYAKREIQENQEWMTSTIQSVYDIGLETIRFAPKPIDLLVLPESSIPFLGTLDSKNPNSTYSKSFVDVTESFVKLSNAPLAFNELVWDGGSRNSFTLLQPISFVSDRRYKQALLPFGEYLPGENHFPLLRNLFPETSHHIPGNLTDALRFQTKAGEMVTLSPLICYEILYPELGRKMIGHSPSEFILNLTNDSWFESQTETMQHAGAGKLRSIELGRPVVRVAVTGLTTAYDLWGREMMGELQTFQKAIGYLDLPLVPKERTTPYLQFGPRPWRIMAVFLIFFVFFRSPRPILINKMKNEIEI; this is translated from the coding sequence ATGAGAAAACACTCAAAAATTCCGAAAATTAAACATCCACTTCTTTTACTTTTACCAGTAGCAATCTTATTTGCATTGGCACTGGAACCCTTCGGCTTATCATCCGCTGGGTTTCTCTGTATATTTTTAATACTCTATATCACAAAACAACTTACTATTATTTCTAGTTGGAAACAAACTCTACTTGCGAGCTTATTATTTTCAAGCCTTGTTACTCTTACCAGCTTCTATTGGATCTGGAATGCTATAAGAAATATTTCGGGACAAGGGATTGTAATTTCCTCTCTTTTATTTCTGGTTTATGCACTTCTATCCTTTTATAAAATAGGTTTTATATTTTTTGGTTCTGTTTTTCTCACCAAACAGAAAATCATTAAAGACTCTTATCTTTTTTTATTGGTCTTACCTTCCCTTTTTTTGGTTTCTGATTGGATTTGCCCCATGATTTTTCCTGTCTATTGGGGAGACTTATTTCGTAACCAAATCCTTTGGAGGCAAATGGCAAGATTTGGGGTAGAGGTTTTAGGATTTGTTTCGGTCATCTCGGCCGCCTTATTTTATTTGATGTTTTTAAAACAGACAAAGGGGTTTCGAACTTATTTTCCTTATCTTTTACCCATTGTTTGTTTTTTCTCGATCAATTTATACTTCCTCGCAGAAACCATTCCTCAAGTTGGTATAGTACATCTTGCATTGATACAACCAAACACAAAATATGCGAAACGAGAAATTCAGGAAAACCAGGAATGGATGACAAGTACCATCCAATCCGTTTACGATATCGGTTTAGAAACCATTCGTTTCGCACCCAAACCAATTGATTTACTGGTACTGCCTGAATCATCGATTCCATTTCTTGGCACCTTAGATTCAAAAAACCCCAATTCAACGTATAGCAAAAGTTTTGTGGATGTTACAGAAAGTTTCGTAAAACTCAGCAATGCCCCTCTTGCATTTAATGAATTGGTATGGGACGGAGGGTCTAGAAACTCATTTACCCTCCTGCAACCAATATCTTTTGTCTCAGATAGAAGATACAAACAGGCCCTATTACCATTTGGTGAATATTTACCTGGAGAAAATCACTTTCCTTTGCTTAGAAACCTATTTCCAGAAACAAGCCACCATATTCCGGGCAACCTAACAGACGCTTTAAGGTTTCAAACCAAAGCGGGAGAAATGGTTACACTTAGTCCGCTGATTTGTTATGAAATCCTATACCCCGAATTAGGTCGCAAGATGATAGGACATTCCCCATCGGAATTCATTCTCAATCTCACCAATGATTCTTGGTTTGAAAGTCAGACAGAAACGATGCAACATGCTGGCGCCGGTAAACTTAGATCGATCGAACTTGGGAGACCCGTTGTCCGCGTAGCCGTCACTGGCCTTACCACAGCCTATGATTTATGGGGAAGAGAAATGATGGGAGAATTACAAACATTCCAAAAAGCAATCGGTTATTTGGATTTGCCATTAGTTCCTAAGGAAAGAACGACTCCCTATCTCCAATTCGGACCTAGACCTTGGCGAATCATGGCTGTTTTTCTAATATTTTTTGTATTTTTCCGTAGTCCTCGACCTATACTCATCAATAAAATGAAAAATGAAATTGAAATTTAG
- a CDS encoding energy transducer TonB family protein, with protein sequence MDSANVKSLSPWAKKSLTFFLWMSPLFSLGPFLALGVLFAFPGEFRLRLRAIAVVAVYILSWVIFYPIELLHRSGLEWEALINEFLAKDSRSFQLKFGFVLLCFIFLLTNYIHSRKRNHKRESIRSARLQTINPYDTIRTDMRIRDAKFDTVLLVLFLALLLNFGFQFLSEKLHPNKSLSPLAPLVDVYQFVFNYSISLCILLLNFNRNKIPSLVAKPYLRYMEGIRIRERWKKAVVSQTKFPFRLELVVKEKAKFRDHILPGFGHVYVYEYWRGFPILFLTLLLFLFSAVWVFSYVSPIFGIQFLAGFGLKPGVPDKDFFISSQNIAYAVFSVSALVGIYFYSSYLLEKSFSLENLGVKEDKIGDSEPFFKPGLRKGFRNILPLSLLFHLVLICLVFLIPITLQRNKKKDQSSQKNNHFQPEKMEFYFIDPNVPDDTKGLNGGIVTGNETENKEKGEKVSNEKVADSGPVKGYIKKIRGKKVPPTYSNYISAKMRIPESYMDYWAKAPHPYSSVVAYTITQDGDVIDVELVEASEYPDQDLRTLQLVESLGPLMPPPGTKNDIRVTELFWNGPIDPEFVPTPLQKEMINLFDGRYMEELSE encoded by the coding sequence ATGGATTCGGCAAACGTAAAATCACTCTCTCCTTGGGCAAAAAAATCCTTAACCTTCTTTCTTTGGATGTCCCCACTATTTTCTCTTGGACCATTTTTGGCTTTGGGTGTTCTTTTTGCATTCCCTGGAGAATTTCGGCTACGTCTGCGAGCCATTGCTGTCGTGGCAGTTTACATCCTTTCTTGGGTTATCTTTTATCCGATTGAACTTTTGCACAGGTCGGGTTTGGAATGGGAAGCTTTGATCAACGAATTTCTGGCAAAAGATTCCAGGAGTTTCCAGTTAAAATTTGGATTTGTTTTACTTTGTTTTATATTTTTACTTACAAACTACATTCATAGTCGTAAGAGAAACCATAAAAGAGAATCGATACGATCGGCAAGGTTACAAACGATAAATCCGTATGATACGATCCGAACAGATATGCGGATTCGAGATGCTAAGTTCGATACGGTCTTACTTGTATTGTTTTTGGCTCTCCTTTTGAATTTTGGATTTCAGTTTCTCTCAGAAAAATTACATCCTAACAAATCACTTTCACCATTGGCACCTTTGGTGGATGTTTACCAATTTGTTTTTAATTATTCCATCTCTCTTTGTATTTTGCTTTTGAATTTCAATCGAAACAAAATTCCTTCCCTCGTTGCAAAACCTTATTTGCGTTATATGGAAGGAATTCGTATTCGCGAACGTTGGAAAAAAGCAGTAGTTTCACAGACAAAATTTCCTTTTCGTTTGGAACTGGTTGTAAAAGAAAAAGCCAAATTTCGCGACCATATTCTACCAGGTTTTGGACATGTATATGTTTATGAATACTGGCGTGGGTTCCCCATTTTATTTTTGACCTTACTTTTGTTTTTGTTTTCTGCAGTTTGGGTATTTTCTTATGTCAGTCCCATTTTTGGGATTCAGTTTTTGGCAGGATTTGGATTAAAACCCGGAGTTCCTGATAAAGATTTTTTTATCTCCTCACAAAACATTGCCTATGCGGTATTTTCGGTATCTGCCCTTGTTGGAATTTATTTTTATTCTTCTTACCTTCTAGAAAAGTCGTTTAGTTTAGAAAATTTAGGAGTAAAAGAAGACAAGATAGGAGATTCCGAACCTTTCTTTAAACCAGGTTTACGAAAAGGATTTAGAAATATCTTACCACTCTCCTTACTCTTTCATTTGGTATTGATTTGCCTTGTTTTTCTTATCCCTATCACACTCCAACGTAATAAAAAGAAAGACCAGTCTTCGCAAAAAAATAACCATTTCCAACCAGAAAAAATGGAATTCTATTTCATCGATCCGAATGTTCCAGATGATACGAAAGGTTTAAATGGGGGGATTGTTACCGGAAACGAAACAGAAAATAAGGAGAAAGGGGAAAAAGTCTCTAACGAAAAGGTCGCAGATAGTGGCCCAGTCAAAGGTTATATCAAAAAGATTCGGGGAAAAAAAGTTCCACCAACTTACTCCAATTATATTTCTGCAAAGATGCGCATTCCCGAAAGTTATATGGACTATTGGGCTAAGGCACCCCATCCTTATTCTTCTGTAGTGGCCTATACCATTACCCAAGATGGGGATGTGATTGATGTGGAACTAGTGGAAGCTTCTGAGTACCCGGACCAAGATTTACGAACCTTACAACTTGTAGAAAGTTTAGGGCCGCTTATGCCACCTCCGGGGACTAAAAACGACATTCGTGTGACCGAACTATTTTGGAATGGCCCAATCGACCCTGAATTTGTTCCAACACCCCTCCAAAAAGAAATGATCAATTTATTTGACGGCCGTTATATGGAAGAGTTATCAGAATGA